Proteins from a single region of Crassaminicella profunda:
- a CDS encoding pseudouridine-5'-phosphate glycosidase: protein MFKQYLDIHPEVKSALEEGKPVVALESTIISHGMPYPENIKTARAVEEIVRENGAIPATIGILNGRLKVGLNDEELEYMGKGDDILKTSRRDLPFIIAKGLNGATTVASTMIIASLAGIKIFVTGGIGGVHREAQETFDISADLMELATTNVAVICAGAKSILDIGLTLEYLETHGVPVVGFGTEEFPAFFTRKSGFGVDYKVDSELELAKALKAKWDLNLKGGVVIGNPIPKEYEMDYKTITTAIEDALKEAKEKDIKGKETTPFLLSKIKAITGGKSLASNIQLVYNNAKVGSKLAVELSKLSKK, encoded by the coding sequence ATGTTTAAACAATATTTAGATATCCATCCAGAGGTAAAGTCTGCATTAGAGGAAGGTAAACCTGTAGTTGCACTAGAGTCAACTATTATATCCCATGGTATGCCCTATCCTGAAAATATAAAAACTGCTAGAGCTGTTGAAGAAATCGTAAGAGAAAATGGTGCTATTCCTGCAACAATAGGGATTTTAAATGGAAGACTTAAAGTGGGTCTTAATGATGAAGAATTAGAATACATGGGAAAAGGAGACGATATCCTAAAAACAAGCAGAAGAGATCTTCCTTTTATCATTGCGAAAGGATTAAATGGTGCTACAACAGTAGCTTCTACTATGATTATTGCGTCTCTTGCTGGGATAAAAATATTTGTTACTGGTGGAATTGGTGGCGTTCATAGAGAAGCCCAAGAAACCTTTGATATTTCAGCAGACCTAATGGAACTTGCAACCACTAATGTAGCCGTTATATGTGCAGGCGCAAAATCTATTCTTGATATAGGACTAACTTTAGAATACCTAGAAACTCATGGAGTTCCTGTTGTTGGTTTTGGTACGGAAGAATTCCCTGCATTCTTTACTAGAAAAAGTGGATTCGGTGTAGATTATAAAGTTGACTCTGAATTAGAACTAGCAAAAGCATTAAAAGCAAAATGGGATTTAAACTTAAAAGGTGGGGTTGTTATAGGAAATCCAATTCCTAAAGAATATGAAATGGATTATAAAACGATCACTACTGCCATAGAAGATGCTCTTAAGGAAGCAAAAGAAAAAGATATTAAGGGAAAAGAAACAACACCTTTTCTTCTTTCAAAAATAAAAGCTATTACTGGTGGAAAGAGCTTAGCATCAAATATTCAGCTTGTATATAACAATGCCAAGGTAGGTTCAAAATTAGCCGTAGAGCTTTCTAAATTAAGTAAAAAATAA
- a CDS encoding MSEP-CTERM sorting domain-containing protein, which produces MNKLYKPYLIFVTLTIPQIFIFILYYKIFGLIHSELNESNIGYWKFLSLYLGAACFIFTLWNINNWIKKKEIQPLCAILIFSVYTIFLSVYSYKYTEIIPSNIPAYMFLGIRPGMTVLTLIMPGLIHSMLMMVHFTVEKMKIGSNSKDFYRMIGIPALSYLSMYILWGANNSIKKMMPILFIVSIIGFFFFFIRIIYRILKRKSNLWQKNLAFLNLVASVIGLAVNQGLGNIFGDFSHVGFYLFAVITGGLMLIPDRDNKRMRLVLWGLKSITFVFTFYFFLVFLPLLPFSLIGMIFLGFGILMLTPLVLMFLHVQSLWSDYQYLKGVYPRNVLITLLCIGILTIPVFTMVTIKNDKENLDKALTFTYERSYEDDHEANIDPAGVKRALKNIKYIKGNKREKMDLFTTDIPYFTALYHEYVLDGLSISSRKIMKLEKVFLGKSDIHLGNKRQVENSNENVFIKDIYTKTVYDKEEKVLKSWINLEIENKGRDQEEYDTLFKLPKGSYISNYYLYVGTEKKYGLIADKRAANWIYENTKKIRRDPGILTDIGNNHMEFKIFPFNRGEVRKTGIEIIHKGPITFNIDGHNIDLKDDYINSLKKEEILINQEIAYIPKEVKKKLEKTTREQKYYFVLDYSEGNENKINDYIKRVKDYIKKHHIEEDVKEIVAINFEEKRIPYDKQWEKDLKYVDVKGGFFLEYTVKRIIYENYIKNSSERPVIIVVTDDLDKAVDGEHMDDFSFACPEGVYYYHLDRNNNVEGYIDTNRKEKVINEVEKIPVFIWENEKGKTFYLSDTRNDSIVLLDAGLEMNMEMMKNFKWENGLVLQGLYMSYVLHPEKYYEKSLSIVKNSIMSQVMSPMTSFIVLENEAQEKVMLEKQKQILARKKPVHIGDMTEMDEPSLWMMLLIMIGIFLFREKKRKMKKIR; this is translated from the coding sequence ATGAATAAACTTTATAAACCTTATCTGATATTTGTTACGCTAACCATTCCTCAAATTTTCATTTTTATTCTGTATTATAAAATATTTGGATTGATTCATTCAGAATTAAATGAAAGCAATATTGGTTACTGGAAATTTTTATCTCTTTATCTAGGGGCAGCTTGTTTTATATTTACCTTATGGAATATAAATAACTGGATAAAGAAAAAGGAGATCCAACCTTTATGTGCTATTTTGATATTCAGTGTCTATACTATATTTTTAAGTGTTTATTCTTATAAGTATACAGAAATTATTCCTTCTAATATTCCAGCATATATGTTTTTAGGGATAAGACCTGGTATGACTGTCTTGACACTTATTATGCCAGGGCTCATTCATTCAATGCTAATGATGGTGCATTTTACTGTGGAAAAAATGAAAATAGGCAGTAATTCAAAGGATTTTTATCGTATGATAGGTATTCCAGCATTAAGTTATTTGTCTATGTATATATTGTGGGGTGCAAATAATTCTATAAAAAAGATGATGCCTATATTATTTATTGTGAGTATAATAGGGTTTTTCTTCTTTTTCATAAGAATTATTTATAGAATTTTAAAGAGAAAATCTAATTTATGGCAGAAAAATTTAGCTTTTTTAAACCTTGTAGCCTCAGTGATAGGATTAGCTGTAAATCAAGGATTAGGAAATATATTTGGGGATTTTTCACACGTGGGGTTTTATTTATTTGCTGTTATTACAGGGGGACTCATGTTAATTCCTGATAGGGATAATAAAAGAATGAGACTTGTTTTATGGGGATTGAAAAGTATTACCTTTGTTTTTACTTTTTACTTTTTTTTAGTTTTTCTTCCCCTATTACCATTTTCATTGATAGGAATGATTTTTTTAGGATTTGGCATATTAATGCTTACCCCATTGGTTTTAATGTTTTTACATGTACAATCTTTATGGTCTGATTATCAGTATTTGAAAGGGGTATATCCTAGGAATGTTTTAATTACATTACTTTGTATCGGGATATTAACTATTCCTGTTTTTACCATGGTGACGATAAAAAACGATAAAGAAAATTTAGATAAGGCGCTGACATTTACTTATGAAAGAAGTTATGAAGATGATCATGAAGCCAATATAGACCCAGCAGGTGTGAAAAGAGCTTTAAAAAATATAAAATATATAAAAGGAAATAAAAGAGAAAAGATGGATCTTTTCACTACAGACATTCCCTATTTTACTGCTCTTTATCATGAATATGTACTAGATGGATTATCTATATCTAGTCGAAAAATAATGAAGTTAGAAAAAGTGTTTTTGGGAAAATCAGATATTCATTTAGGAAATAAAAGACAAGTAGAAAATAGTAATGAAAATGTATTTATTAAAGACATCTATACAAAAACAGTCTATGATAAAGAAGAAAAGGTGTTAAAAAGTTGGATTAACTTAGAAATAGAAAATAAAGGGAGAGATCAAGAAGAATATGACACCCTGTTTAAGTTGCCAAAGGGAAGTTATATTAGTAATTATTATTTATATGTAGGAACTGAAAAAAAATATGGTTTAATTGCAGATAAAAGAGCTGCTAATTGGATTTATGAAAATACAAAAAAAATAAGGAGAGATCCAGGGATTTTAACAGATATAGGAAATAATCACATGGAATTCAAAATTTTTCCATTCAATAGGGGAGAAGTAAGAAAAACAGGGATAGAAATTATTCATAAAGGACCTATTACCTTTAACATAGATGGACATAATATTGATTTAAAAGATGATTATATAAATTCTTTAAAGAAAGAAGAAATTCTTATCAATCAAGAGATTGCCTATATTCCAAAGGAAGTGAAGAAAAAACTAGAAAAAACAACAAGGGAGCAAAAATATTATTTTGTACTAGATTATTCAGAAGGAAACGAAAATAAAATAAATGATTACATAAAAAGAGTGAAAGATTATATTAAGAAGCATCATATTGAAGAGGATGTAAAGGAAATTGTTGCTATAAATTTTGAAGAAAAAAGGATTCCTTATGATAAGCAGTGGGAAAAAGATTTAAAATACGTAGATGTAAAAGGTGGATTCTTTTTAGAATATACAGTAAAGAGGATAATTTATGAAAACTATATAAAGAATAGTAGTGAGCGTCCTGTGATTATAGTTGTTACAGATGATTTAGACAAAGCTGTAGATGGAGAGCATATGGATGATTTTTCCTTTGCGTGTCCAGAAGGGGTATATTATTATCATTTAGATAGAAATAATAATGTAGAAGGTTACATAGATACAAACAGGAAAGAAAAAGTTATAAATGAAGTAGAGAAAATACCTGTTTTTATTTGGGAAAATGAAAAGGGTAAAACCTTTTATCTATCAGATACAAGAAACGATAGCATAGTTCTTTTAGATGCAGGTTTAGAGATGAATATGGAAATGATGAAAAATTTCAAATGGGAAAATGGATTAGTTCTTCAAGGTTTGTATATGAGCTATGTACTTCATCCAGAGAAATATTATGAAAAATCTTTATCTATTGTAAAAAATAGCATTATGTCTCAGGTCATGAGTCCTATGACTTCTTTTATTGTTCTTGAAAATGAAGCTCAAGAAAAAGTTATGTTAGAAAAACAAAAACAAATTTTAGCGAGGAAAAAACCAGTCCATATAGGAGATATGACGGAAATGGATGAACCTTCTTTATGGATGATGTTATTGATTATGATAGGTATTTTTCTCTTTAGAGAAAAGAAGAGAAAAATGAAAAAAATCAGGTGA
- the xrtK gene encoding exosortase K, translated as MNLLAYGIALFMAIYIKFIFRYGNFQYVLYILKPVTKVVELFLGVSFQYYEGIGFINNDLKMHISRGCSGANFFIMVFLMISFSFISKIQNKNKLPALLIFFTVSYVITIIANASRIIGASLMMHIITFNIKYERLIHQSIGVIFYFIILIITYYLFSKMIDKGEKTHE; from the coding sequence GTGAACTTACTTGCGTATGGAATAGCCTTATTTATGGCAATATACATAAAATTTATTTTCCGATATGGAAATTTTCAATACGTATTATATATCCTAAAACCTGTAACAAAAGTAGTGGAATTGTTTTTAGGTGTTTCTTTTCAATATTATGAAGGCATTGGATTTATCAATAATGATTTAAAAATGCATATTAGTAGAGGATGTTCAGGGGCGAATTTTTTCATCATGGTATTTTTAATGATTAGTTTTTCTTTCATTTCTAAGATACAGAATAAAAATAAATTACCAGCATTATTGATTTTTTTTACGGTTTCATATGTAATTACAATTATTGCAAATGCATCAAGGATTATAGGGGCTTCTTTGATGATGCATATCATAACCTTCAATATAAAATATGAAAGATTGATCCATCAATCTATTGGGGTTATTTTTTATTTTATAATTTTAATTATTACTTATTATCTGTTTTCAAAAATGATAGATAAAGGAGAGAAGACTCATGAATAA
- a CDS encoding methionine ABC transporter ATP-binding protein, producing the protein MIRIKNLSKVYTKGRNKVTALKDISLSIGQGDIYGIIGLSGAGKSSLIRCINRLEEPTSGDIFVKNINLVTLKSNELRNARKKMGMIFQNFNLLHSKTVFENIAFPLRLMKTPEKVIKEKVNSLLELVELSDKAHVYPSQLSGGQKQRVGIARSLANEPDVLLCDEATSALDPKTTKQILNLLKNINKEFGLTIVIITHEMEVIKEICNRVAILEGGYIVEEGSTIDIFSKPGNSVTKHFVDHDQYLPKQYLKGKVLNLSFTENSAGEPLISKITKKFDVDVNILSGKIEYIQEKPIGKLTIQLNVDCHQLLDILSFLEENHVKAEVLKQ; encoded by the coding sequence ATGATAAGAATTAAAAATTTATCAAAGGTTTATACAAAAGGAAGAAACAAAGTAACGGCTCTTAAGGATATCTCCTTAAGTATCGGTCAAGGAGATATTTATGGCATTATTGGTCTTAGTGGTGCAGGAAAATCCTCTCTTATTCGCTGCATCAATAGATTGGAAGAGCCTACAAGCGGTGATATTTTTGTAAAGAACATAAACTTAGTAACTTTAAAAAGTAATGAACTAAGAAATGCAAGAAAAAAAATGGGAATGATTTTTCAAAACTTTAATCTATTGCATAGTAAAACCGTCTTTGAAAATATTGCATTTCCATTGAGACTCATGAAAACACCTGAGAAGGTTATTAAGGAAAAAGTAAATAGTTTACTTGAGCTTGTAGAGTTATCTGATAAAGCTCACGTTTATCCCTCTCAGCTAAGTGGCGGTCAAAAACAAAGAGTGGGTATTGCCAGGTCTTTAGCAAATGAGCCTGATGTACTCCTTTGTGACGAAGCAACATCAGCACTTGATCCAAAAACCACAAAACAAATTTTAAATCTTCTTAAGAATATCAACAAAGAGTTTGGATTAACCATTGTTATCATCACCCACGAGATGGAAGTGATTAAAGAAATTTGCAACCGAGTAGCCATCCTTGAAGGTGGATACATTGTAGAGGAAGGTTCTACTATTGATATTTTTTCAAAGCCTGGTAACTCTGTGACAAAACATTTTGTAGATCACGATCAATATTTACCTAAGCAATATTTAAAAGGAAAAGTATTAAACCTCTCTTTTACAGAGAACAGTGCAGGGGAACCACTTATTTCAAAGATTACGAAGAAGTTTGATGTAGATGTAAATATTCTTTCTGGGAAAATTGAATATATCCAAGAAAAGCCTATTGGAAAACTTACTATTCAATTGAATGTAGATTGTCATCAATTATTAGATATTTTATCTTTCCTAGAAGAAAATCATGTAAAAGCGGAGGTGTTAAAACAATGA
- a CDS encoding carbohydrate kinase — MTLREKEILDLIKKHPFISQQQLAENLGITRSSVAVHITNLMKKGYILGKGYIVKEESYVAVIGGTNVDIQGFTHSPLNLHDSNPGKVKMSLGGVGRNIAENLVHLGVDTKLISAVGDDLYGNKILEECKLSGIHTEHILSLKNTPSSTYLSVLDENGDMKVAISAMDIFDKITIDFIREKSHIIKNAQLVVVDTNIPEEVLHYLVTNFKEVDFFIDPVSTTKAKKIKGFIGSFHTIKPNKLEAEILSGIKIHTKEDLKKASNYFLNAGVKNIFISLGKDGVYCRNKNTSILLSTPQIKAINATGAGDAFMAGLVFSHLNDFSLERSAKFSSLASIIALSHERTINPTLSIENIQKLSKEMNLCLNNI; from the coding sequence ATGACATTGAGAGAAAAAGAAATTTTAGATTTAATTAAAAAACATCCTTTCATCTCTCAACAACAATTAGCAGAAAATTTGGGGATTACCCGTTCCTCCGTGGCAGTGCATATTACAAATCTAATGAAAAAAGGATATATCCTTGGAAAAGGCTATATCGTAAAAGAAGAATCTTACGTTGCTGTAATAGGAGGAACTAATGTAGATATTCAAGGCTTTACCCATTCCCCCTTAAACCTTCATGATTCTAATCCAGGAAAAGTAAAAATGTCTCTTGGAGGCGTTGGAAGAAATATAGCAGAAAATCTAGTACATTTAGGTGTAGATACAAAATTAATATCTGCTGTAGGAGATGATTTATACGGAAACAAGATTTTAGAGGAATGTAAACTTTCTGGAATCCATACAGAACATATTTTATCTTTGAAAAATACACCTTCTTCCACCTATCTTTCTGTTTTAGATGAGAATGGAGATATGAAGGTAGCTATTTCAGCTATGGATATTTTCGATAAAATCACTATTGATTTTATTAGAGAAAAGAGCCACATCATAAAAAACGCCCAATTGGTGGTTGTAGATACAAATATTCCAGAAGAAGTTCTTCATTATCTAGTAACTAATTTTAAGGAAGTAGATTTTTTCATTGATCCTGTATCTACTACAAAAGCGAAGAAGATAAAAGGTTTTATAGGATCTTTTCATACAATAAAACCTAATAAACTAGAAGCTGAAATCCTTTCAGGCATAAAAATTCATACAAAAGAAGATTTAAAAAAAGCTTCTAATTATTTCTTAAATGCAGGAGTTAAAAATATATTTATCAGTCTTGGAAAAGACGGAGTATATTGTAGAAATAAAAACACTTCTATTCTTTTATCTACTCCTCAAATAAAAGCTATCAATGCCACAGGAGCTGGAGATGCATTTATGGCAGGATTGGTCTTTAGTCATTTGAATGACTTTTCTTTAGAAAGATCGGCTAAATTTTCAAGTCTTGCTTCAATCATTGCCCTCTCCCATGAGAGAACCATCAATCCAACCCTGTCCATAGAAAATATTCAAAAACTTTCAAAGGAGATGAATTTATGTTTAAACAATATTTAG
- a CDS encoding methionine ABC transporter permease: MNHWIELLTPSLLETLYMVFVSVFFTILFGLPLGVILVVTDKNHILPNPWLNGVLSYIINISRSLPFIILMIFIIPFTRLVVGTTIGTTAAIVPLVIAATPFFARVVETSIREVDWGVVEASISMGATPSQIIFKVLIPEAMPSLILGITITIINILGYSAMAGVVGGGGLGDLAVRYGYHRFQTDVMIMTVILLIILVQIIQTAGNRFSQNINKK; the protein is encoded by the coding sequence ATGAATCATTGGATAGAACTTCTTACACCATCTTTATTAGAAACCTTATATATGGTATTTGTCTCTGTATTTTTCACAATTCTATTTGGATTACCCTTAGGAGTGATTCTTGTTGTAACAGATAAAAATCATATTCTTCCAAATCCATGGCTGAATGGCGTTCTTTCATATATTATCAATATATCAAGATCACTACCATTCATCATTTTGATGATCTTTATTATACCTTTTACAAGACTTGTTGTTGGAACAACTATTGGAACAACTGCCGCAATTGTTCCATTGGTCATAGCTGCAACCCCTTTCTTTGCAAGAGTTGTAGAAACAAGTATAAGGGAAGTAGATTGGGGTGTGGTAGAAGCTTCTATTTCCATGGGAGCAACCCCTAGCCAAATCATTTTTAAGGTACTAATTCCTGAGGCAATGCCTTCATTGATTCTTGGTATTACTATCACTATTATCAATATTCTAGGCTATTCTGCTATGGCTGGTGTTGTTGGAGGAGGTGGACTTGGAGATTTAGCTGTAAGATATGGGTATCACCGTTTCCAAACAGATGTAATGATTATGACAGTAATCTTACTGATTATCCTTGTACAAATCATTCAAACTGCTGGCAATAGATTTTCACAAAACATTAATAAAAAATAA
- a CDS encoding MetQ/NlpA family ABC transporter substrate-binding protein, with amino-acid sequence MKKNILKVFVCLLTLSLLFTGCAKKEEPTTAEPKENEAVTLTIGATPVPHTEILEFIKPKLEKEGIQLEIKEFTDYVTPNLALAEKEIDANFFQHLPYLETFNKERGLDLVSAVNVHVEPLGLYSKKIKSLDALENGSTITIPNDPTNGGRALILLDTKGIIKLKEDAGLEATEKDIDKNPKNLVFKPIDAAQLPRTLDDVDASVINTNFALEGGLNPKEDALLIEGSESPYANIVTVRPEDKDSEKIQKLIKILQSEDVKKFIEKKYNGAIVPAF; translated from the coding sequence ATGAAAAAAAATATTTTGAAAGTATTTGTATGTTTATTAACTTTATCCTTATTATTTACAGGATGTGCAAAAAAGGAAGAGCCTACTACTGCTGAACCTAAAGAAAATGAAGCTGTAACCCTTACAATTGGTGCAACACCGGTACCTCATACAGAAATACTAGAGTTCATCAAGCCAAAACTTGAAAAAGAAGGTATACAATTAGAAATTAAAGAGTTTACGGACTATGTAACACCAAACCTTGCTTTAGCAGAGAAAGAAATTGATGCCAACTTCTTTCAACACTTACCTTACTTAGAAACATTTAATAAAGAAAGAGGATTAGATCTTGTAAGTGCCGTAAATGTTCATGTTGAACCTCTTGGTTTATATTCTAAAAAAATTAAATCTCTTGATGCATTAGAGAATGGATCTACTATCACCATTCCAAATGACCCAACAAACGGAGGACGTGCACTTATTTTACTAGATACAAAAGGAATTATCAAATTAAAGGAAGATGCAGGACTTGAAGCTACCGAAAAAGATATTGACAAAAATCCTAAAAATCTAGTCTTTAAGCCAATTGATGCAGCACAGCTTCCTCGAACATTAGATGATGTAGATGCAAGTGTCATCAATACAAACTTTGCTTTAGAAGGTGGGTTAAATCCTAAAGAGGATGCTTTATTAATAGAAGGAAGCGAGTCCCCTTATGCAAATATCGTGACCGTTCGCCCTGAAGATAAAGATAGTGAAAAAATTCAAAAACTTATAAAAATACTACAATCTGAAGATGTGAAAAAATTTATCGAAAAAAAGTACAATGGTGCAATCGTTCCTGCGTTTTAA